The Solanum lycopersicum chromosome 6, SLM_r2.1 genome has a window encoding:
- the LOC101255106 gene encoding mini-chromosome maintenance complex-binding protein codes for MMGLAYDCLLNPQRAIRMTFQNEILKPLIQPPSTVRVLNPASIARLKSNNLVRFRGMIQDMLGNELYVGMYKDGETWRTNKFGEFFQLPMAIGSSPDMRAWEQRLLYCIPILRQNSWIEYSSKPLPNPSSESSSPQREKCHREVDTTMDDIDMQVCSILVHRIAIHQHLIKLLDFVLIQQRENGIASNSSNLGDTPTANVGSATSVLPYFDRTSLSCLLKIYDSPESDLNLNDFFEFIGVLTFDTEFSVDKNVDNDFMGYLGYDDTQTQMPPTKVFFL; via the exons ATGATGGGACTCGCTTACGATTGCCTACTAAATCCACAGAGAGCTATCCGAATGACATTTCAAAATGAGATTCTAAAGCCTCTGATCCAGCCGCCTTCGACG GTTCGAGTTCTGAATCCTGCATCTATAGCACGATTGAAATCCAATAATCTTGTTCGATTTCGGGGAATGATTCAAGATATGCTTGGAAATGAATTGTATGTTGGCATGTACAAG GATGGAGAAACTTGGAGAACGAATAAGTTTGGTGAATTCTTTCAATTACCTATGGCTATAGGATCTTCACCTGACATGCGAGCGTGGGAGCAGCGATTACTTTACTGTATTCCT ATTCTAAGGCAGAATTCATGGATTGAATATTCCTCTAAACCCCTACCCAATCCAAGTTCAGAATCCTCATCTCCACAAAGGGAGAAATGCCATAGGGAGGTTGATACAACAATGGATGACATTGATATGCAAGTATGTTCCATTT TGGTTCATCGCATTGCTATCCATCAACATCTAATTAAGCTTCTTGATTTTGTGTTAATACAACAACGTGAGAATGGGATCGCTTCCAATTCATCCAATCTAGGGGACACTCCAACTGCTAACGTTGGTTCAGCTACGAGTGTGCTTCCATATTTTGACAGAACTTCTTTGTCATGTCTTCTTAAG ATATATGACTCTCCTGAATCTGATTTAAatctaaatgatttttttgagtTCATTGGTGTCTTAACATTTGATACGGAGTTTTCGGTAGACAAAAATGTTGACAATGATTTTATGGGATATTTGGGTTATGATGATACACAAACTCAAATGCCTCCAACCAAGGTATTTTTCTTGTAA